Below is a window of Pseudomonadota bacterium DNA.
ATCGAACCGGCCCTGGCGCTGCTGCTCCGCGCCGTGGGAGAGGTCGACGGCCTGCCGCGCCTGCGCGCTGTGGTGGCGGAGGCGTGCGCGCGTCAGTCGGCCCTCGGCGCGGCCGACTGATCAACGCGCGGCTTCACGTCCGGACCGCCACGTACACGCAGCTCACCGTCGCCGCGTCACGCAGCGCGCGCTCGAGGGTGTATCCCGTCATGGGAAAGAGCGCTCGCTGACGCACCTCGAGACCGGCCGCGGTCACAACCGCCTCGGCCTCTCCCGGTGTGCGCGCGAGGAACACGTGGTCGGGCGCAGGGCTGTTGATGGGAAGGTTCACGAACACGCACCCACCGGGCACCAGCCGCTCACGAAGCGACGCGAGAACCGCCACCGGATCATCGAGGTGCTCGAGTACCTCGCTCACCGTGATGGCGTCAAAGCAGGCGTCGTCGTCTGCAGGCCAAGCTGCGTCCCGCGCCACGAGATCGACGCGCGGCTCGACACCCAGTGCCCGCAGCGCGCGCGACGTGGCCTGGCGCCCCGCCGCGCTCACATCCCAGGCCGTGATTCGCGCACCCTCCACCTCGCGCGCCACTCGCGCCAGGAAGAGCCCGTGCCCCGCCCCCACCTCGAGATAGCGACAGCCCTCGGGCAGCGTCGCGACGAACGCCCGCGTGAAGAAGAGAGCCGCCTGGGCGTGATTGGCCCACAGCACCTGCGACAG
It encodes the following:
- a CDS encoding class I SAM-dependent methyltransferase: MDGIVGSRPALRAAVDAVLRVWPAHDRFLASSFAAHDVDDLDDLERLAADVLAVAGGDRDTCCADYVWMCEVFRDEALHFARTGAYRCLSADQARREVYDDSAFMARYMRGALLSQVLWANHAQAALFFTRAFVATLPEGCRYLEVGAGHGLFLARVAREVEGARITAWDVSAAGRQATSRALRALGVEPRVDLVARDAAWPADDDACFDAITVSEVLEHLDDPVAVLASLRERLVPGGCVFVNLPINSPAPDHVFLARTPGEAEAVVTAAGLEVRQRALFPMTGYTLERALRDAATVSCVYVAVRT